One region of Oligoflexus sp. genomic DNA includes:
- a CDS encoding CBS domain-containing protein, which produces MADNSFSGPSALEGAVQRLVEAKPKKNLITVSVDESAAKAIELMRTQCISQLPVLNNNYLVGILTEDHLLHFLSSTDAVDEKVGAIMERSVPTVELNTPISSLQGAIMKSGLAIVLDKHNHPLHILTKIDLVEWMSKKV; this is translated from the coding sequence ATGGCCGACAACAGCTTCTCGGGTCCTTCGGCTCTGGAAGGCGCTGTGCAGCGTCTGGTCGAAGCGAAACCCAAGAAAAACCTGATCACCGTCAGCGTGGATGAGAGCGCCGCCAAGGCCATCGAACTCATGCGGACCCAGTGCATTTCGCAGCTGCCCGTCCTGAACAACAACTACCTCGTCGGGATTTTGACCGAAGATCATCTGCTGCACTTCCTCAGCTCCACCGACGCCGTGGACGAGAAAGTCGGCGCTATCATGGAACGCTCGGTGCCGACGGTGGAACTCAATACACCGATCAGTTCGCTGCAGGGCGCGATCATGAAGTCGGGCCTCGCAATTGTTCTCGACAAGCACAATCATCCGCTGCACATCCTCACCAAAATTGATTTGGTGGAATGGATGTCGAAAAAGGTCTGA